tgacatgaccatggactttaggtgttggcatgataagatagtatatccttttgtacaaccctgcagctgtcatttcaacttttaagtactgtctgattgattgatactttattacattatgagtacaccttagctatatttcttgacataactactataatgaggtggtcttattttagaggcagtcttattatagaggcggtcttattatagaggtggtctttgttaagaggtacctgttaataatgaagttttgaccaattttagtttttcagtttcagtttttccgtttcagtttttcagtttcagttttcagtttcagttttcaatttccactgtttccaatgtccccaTTATACTGGGACGGGAAGAAGAAAAAGTAGTCTGGCAGTCTGGCTACTTGTTCAGTTGCATGTACAAGACTGGCTCACAACAGTTAACCCTTGCTGTGTCTCCCCGTCTTGTGTTAGATGTCTTTGGTTCTGCCATCGGTATGTCTCATTtcaagtacagtagctacagtcACAAATAACACACTTTTTAATTGGTCACTTTATACCAGGTGGAACCCACATTCAACCTAGGATAACACGCACATACCAGGCTCCAGGCTAAACCTCGAAGTATTATACAAGTGGGTTCAACTCTACAAAGGTTGACCTCAGGTCTGCTAAGTATAAAGTTGAGGTTTGTGTGTAGAGACAATTACCACTCAATGAATACTATCAcgtgatgattgcttgtgaacagcTAGAAATAACTGGTTTGAAAAATGGGTTAgttactcaacccacttatgggTGTCCATGTGAAAACAATGTAACTATAAAACCACTCCAGTCTAGTGctgccacgatatagaaaaaccctatatcattatcaccaaggtttatgtcacatatcacgatatcaagacacacggtagtgtgtcgcgCGACCCAAGAAGTCggagcgccacaccgtgagtatattaacaggaagaaagaaaacgcaattttcacacctatgtagctctgtgatcccttatccgattggaaccaaaattgctagagacgtgccgcccagttaggggagtcaacatactaaatttgaagaaaatcgctccagccatttccgagatacgagcgaacaaactttcgttttaatttcttcgttttctttcCTTCATCTTcttatttcgcacacttcgcaaatttcgccataaaacacgaatgcatgctcggattgggctgaaatttggcacacttaaagggcgcATTACGGCGGATCttcgtaccaactttggtaggaatccgatgaacattcacggagttattaccgattatttgcgtaaaataaggtcgaaggtctgtcacgcctacagggtaaaccccttggaggaataaATTGAACATTGATATGtatatggagtaaccatcgtaggagtgcctttttgtggtttgaaagaaatcgggataaagaccatggagatatgacacgaaacccaacctgtgtcaaaattatgcgatcgatttttatgaataaaaaaactattagttttcgtatctaccaggaaaaccgcttggagcaacgagctgaaaatcagtatgtagctggaataatcatcatagaaagtccttgcagtagtacagaagaatcggattacaaatcactgagttatgattcgaaaggctacgtgcagcaaatgcgagatcgagatactctaatagaacagtcaccctaataaagcattcagctgcatttatgaTTTattcagttatattacattgtaagttattctgtagggaattcagctacaaacaagtcaccctgtagtcagatcagctagaagaaggtacctaatagagagttcagctacaaagaagccgtcatgtagagagttcagctcaaataaatcaccctgtagctacaaacaaattgccctgtagagagatcagccagaagaagttatcttgtagagagttcagttacaaagaaacaatcatgcaaagagtttagctgcaaacaaatcacccagtaaaaagttctgctatgaacagatcacactgtagagagttcagttagaaacaagtcctgtagatagatcagctagaagaagtcactttatagagagttcagctacaaagaaaccaccatgtaaaggagttcagctgcaaacaattcacctatagagaattcagctacaaacaaatcaccctgtagaaagatcagctagaagaagttaccttgtagagagttcagctacaaacaaatcaccctgtagagagttcagctacaaacaagtcaccctgtagagagttcagctagaaacaagccacctgtagagagttcagctagaagaagttacattgtagagagttcagcaatttagctgcaaacaaatcgccctgtagagagttcagctacaaacaaatcaccctgtagagagttcagctacaaacaagtcatccggtagagagatcagctagaaggatcaccttgcagagaggtcagctacagagaaatcaccctgcttcatcttttcttcttcctgtagtaaagaaaaaatgacaggttaaaaagtcctaaagccggccataggccggctttggggtatacaaatacaaaaagaagtgaaatctaatccaaaacagccaatctgtaaaaaaatagtgcagccctgagaaaggctatggtgaaaaaagatgtgaaatctaaggtggtggccaagaaatggctgtgatggtaggttaatggtaaaaattttaataacgacaattcaggtgaattttgtgccgagactaactgtaacatttgcaagGCAAACATGTACATAATCCTCGgacgtctggattcagtggaatggaaaggtggactggaatggaatagtacttaggtaatttcaattagtggtcacctctttgtagagaccaccttctaacaaagagcacctctttacaaagaccattttactttaatgtctaaattgttgttttagagtgtattcCTAGAAGACAGTCCTATCGATGAATTGTGCTCCACATGTATGTCTATAGCAAAGCCAGAGTaagatatctgatttatgatgtaatacagTAATGGCTATCCCATAcgaaacagcttggctatacaaaaaaggatgtgtccacaaaactaaaagcaactggcaactaaaagagctgatatctagtgaagccaagaaatgaatgctACTAAACTTTACAACAATCTATATATCATtattggtcctttatcattgacttgtgcagtctgactgcaTTCCTAATTATTTCCCTGTAGATCTACTGTAATTGtatagaggagaaaaaaggcggctaaattactagccaattagagttactgagaattaattaggaatacagCTATGTCATAGTTTCATGGACATgtcatttttgtacagccacGTTATTTCTGCATGGGggtattgctgtattacagttATCACaggcatgtggcacacaactgatcaataagaccatcccATGGGAtatactctaaaacaacaagatagcagcaatttaaacattacagtaaaattaatggtctttataaagaggtgaacaccaattgaaattaccaaagtaccgttccattccaccatatcCAGACGCCCATAATCCTCATTGTAATATAAGTTAAAATTTAAGatggatgtataccacaagtaataTACTATAATTATAAGACTAGTGGCTGTCACCTCATACAAACCTTAAACCTCAGTTTACTTTTGGGTTGGCATGTGTCCACCACTAagccatcaacacataacttaattaaatgctgAATACCATTATTATGTCTGGCTTCCCTCACATCATCATGAATACATTGATATAACTCATTGGCTATATCACTACCTTGTTATATCAATACTATCCATATTATTGCAGCAGCACTAAACTACTCCAGTGACCACACCCTAGCTATTACGTTGCAAATGGGCTCCAATCTAATCATACATATTTAATATCACACTATGTACTATAGTGTGCTGATAAGAAATACACAATCACCTATACACATTCAAAACAACTGTAATGACATGGCTCAGATAATTCAAAattatatacaagtatatatatttaaatatgTGAAGATATGgtataaaattaaaaaatatatatatatataataaaaagTAATAACGAATTCATAAAACTATGTAGTTTAATTTGTAATCGTACATATGTTTGATTGACTGATGTATAAAGTACATTATTACTTATTACTTTGAATTAGACATGCAAAATCTTCTAAAAAACTTCTTAATGTCATAGTATTGTAGAACATAGGTTAAGTTGCTCAAAGTGATAGAGCATAGTAGCATTGTGGCACATAAATCTAAGAAGTAGGTTGAGCGAGATGCATCTTCTAGTTTCTTTCTATGAACTTCACATTCCGGTTTGTAGCCAGCAATGGAGCAACTGAAATAGTTGCCTAGATGTTCAACGACGGAGTCTGCCGTTTGCAAGAGTACAGTGAAGTGTGTCAACAGAATCACAACAACTAATATGTAGTACCAAAACAGGGCAAACAGTTTTGTCTCAGGAGTTGAAAATCCAGAGAAGATAACTTTAAGTACTGTCACCACAAGATTAGATTTGTGTGCAGATTCTTCCTCTGATCTAGCTGTCTTCAATTGGTGATTCTATACCAACGAATACATGAATAATACACACTATTTCAGATATGCTAAACTACACATTACAGAGAACAGAGCTACGAACAAGTGATGTACTATGTGCTGAAGACAGTCCCATTATGCATGGTCTAGTGGAGAGAAATTTAGAAGTTCGTAATCACTACATTACAGAAGAATCAACTGCACACAATTTTGTGTGATTCCACTGCTATAAAGTAATCTCCTATGTATTCATAGAAGTACGCACAATTGTTTTGGACTTTGTGAGTTGAGTGAACTATAAGGTAGAGAAGTTAATAGCTATACTGTTTCACACCAACTTGATATAAAGGTCAAGAGTGCACTGCTTAGTGCAAGGTTCATGGTATTAAAGTTACAACAGCTGTATAACTCTAGAGGTGAGACGCTTGGCCCACAAATACAACATTTGCTATCTCCAAAAAGACATCAAATATTTTCTAAAAGTGATAGAGTACATTCATGTACCAACAGCAAGCTCCCATATGACAAATATAATAACATCCCTTGTACTACCCAAGTGAGTCGCATACAACAATATTTTACATAGCTATTAGTGCTgggtggtattgaaaaatagcaaacggtataccttccataaaaagtatcacggtattactaaatatcgcAGTATTgatgtaaaagccattggtattaaagtaactgctgtttacctcaacaaaagaaccaaatacccatggtagctcagcaaacctcaggtacaaattaccacaaacaaacttgtttacatagtttggttagctgactacatcagcacctacctacaaacattgtcacatgtctggttaccttctaaatcaagcccacagggagcccatagtgcccagacggtatggcggtatcaaaaccggtatgacataaatatcacagattactaacaatactggtATATCGCCTAATAGCTATGTATTACAAAGATAACTTACTCGACGTAAAACCCAGAATGTTGTAAACAACATACATAATCCAATTGAAGCACCAATGGCAATCGGTAGAGCAAATGTATGAAAGAAGACACTTGGTTCAGTAGCAACACACAAATCTGGTGGAAATCTATTGATTTGGTATTCTGAAGTTCCAACAATAACAGCACCAGGCAAGGAGCCTAGTATCAATACAATGATCACCTCCACTATATGAGAAACTTTAGAGTGTTCCTCCATGAATCGTTTGGCCTTGATTGGATAGGCCAGTGCAAAAAGGAGATGGGCCAAATGAAATAGCCATAATCCAAAGAAGTACAGAATTCCAGCATGTAGGATAAATCCTATGTACACAATAGAACATTAAGTAAATCACTCAAGAATGTGGGAAGCACTAGGAAAAGGATATACCACCCACCATCAACAAGTGACTTCATAATATACCCTGATGTATTGCAAAACCAATAACAGAGAGAGGGGCATGTGTATTAAAAATCCACTTCACTGACCTTGGGCTTGGCAATATCTTGTTGGAGATTTAAGTGCCACAATCAAGTTGTGATCAGAGCAAAGGAATGTCGAATAATCAGTTAACAATGGAAGAATTTGAAATATCACTACACAAAACATAACATGAACACCATTATACAGAATATGTAGCTGTGTACTGTAGAATTGTAGTAtaggtagctacagtatacatGTCAGCCAGTTCATAGGAAATTCTTGGCAATTGAACATCAATTCTACAGGTGGTTGTTACACAATCTAAATGTTATGTTTACAAAAGGGGTCAGAGGCCACCTGTTTTGTGAACAATTACATACAGATGTACTATAGGACACGTGAATACGTTTTGTTGGGCAATGAATTCAAAGTTGGCATGTACATATTATTCAACCTTAGTAACAAACAACTCCACACAAAGACTAAACTTACAAATCAAAATCACAATTACATTGTTGTAGACAACATATATCTGAGGGAACTGAAACCTGCAGGGTAAGGAAATACCAACATGTACAGAACAGTGacctgacacacacacacacacatcaacaTGTTAGTCACATAGTCCATGGTGGTATTTACTCAGGACAACACTTTAATACTTACATTGTTTTACGGTTGAAAACACAAGCAATCAGTGTAATCACTCCACCAATTAAGCCAATAACTTCAAACAGGATCGTTAAGGCATTAGAAGTGACCGCAGCATCATGGGATATTTGGGAAAATTCTGAACACACTGGTAGACACATTGAATCACAGAAAACATCAAACTGGTCTGAGCAATTGAGTGGAGGGGCTTTAGTAAAACTCAAGTTACCATCCTCAGAAAAACTCCCACAATCTGGGATTGGGACACCAAGGAAGTTCTCCAGTACTCTCCATTCAATAGCACAATCATTATCACGAACTTGTACACATTCTACACTAATGTCCATCATATAAGTGTCATCACCACACAATGAATATGTGGCATTACAGAAAAATGGAACTGCTGAAGAATTACACTGGTCAttgtttaatgctgtatttatGGCAAGTACTGATTGTACTAATGACTGTGATTGATTCAAACAGAGTTGATAGAATGCTTCATCCTGTGTAGTTAAAGGTGGAACTTCTGGGCAAACTTCACCAAGTGAGGTGCTAGGTAGTGACACAGATCCAGTGTTAgcctgtaaaatacacatgcAGATGCATGTACCTATAAATATCACTTAGTCCACGGCATATAGTAGCTACGTTAAATGGATGACACTATTTTGATTTCTAATTTGATATCAGTAACACACGATATAAATGTCCTGCACAGTTCAAATGCCTACTTAAAAACGGATTACTGTAAAATAGGAAACTCTGCTGTAAAAATTTTTTTGGTgttgatttttttaaaactatAGTCAGTGGTTGCATGCACCACTGAGGGAGTTTAGTTGAGACAGTTAATTCTATTAATAGCACTTCAGCACAGCAAACGCCCACTTGCAAAGAGCTTTATATTGTAAGCTTGTCACTGGGCTTGCCGGGCTACTAAGCTAAGCATGATCGCTTTACATTTATCAGATCAGCTAGTTAATAGCATATCAGATGGTAGCAAAGAATCTGAATATACACAACATTCCACCATTTCACttctgctagctagctataccgtgTTCAAAGGCAATTCTTTTCAGCAAGGTAAATAATGAATATGTAATTTGCATATACAACCATTACAAACTACCATATTTACTCAGTTAAACGCTGCACCTTCAACAGTAGTCACACTTGTATGGTGCCACAATGGATATTTCAACATCATTTTCCAGCATCGAGTGGTGGTTAAATTTGAATAGTCGC
The Dysidea avara chromosome 7, odDysAvar1.4, whole genome shotgun sequence genome window above contains:
- the LOC136260558 gene encoding uncharacterized protein yields the protein MEISIGLEQLRTASSSDSSSSEGSSPRLSPKNLIKKSTLALIRKMSNFDLTEETDYVNPITLLKVHQVVILICSILLMILLLQIPTILYYANSPSSPSVGSIAGFDINFKTCTANTGSVSLPSTSLGEVCPEVPPLTTQDEAFYQLCLNQSQSLVQSVLAINTALNNDQCNSSAVPFFCNATYSLCGDDTYMMDISVECVQVRDNDCAIEWRVLENFLGVPIPDCGSFSEDGNLSFTKAPPLNCSDQFDVFCDSMCLPVCSEFSQISHDAAVTSNALTILFEVIGLIGGVITLIACVFNRKTMFQFPQIYVVYNNVIVILILIFQILPLLTDYSTFLCSDHNLIVALKSPTRYCQAQGFILHAGILYFFGLWLFHLAHLLFALAYPIKAKRFMEEHSKVSHIVEVIIVLILGSLPGAVIVGTSEYQINRFPPDLCVATEPSVFFHTFALPIAIGASIGLCMLFTTFWVLRRNHQLKTARSEEESAHKSNLVVTVLKVIFSGFSTPETKLFALFWYYILVVVILLTHFTVLLQTADSVVEHLGNYFSCSIAGYKPECEVHRKKLEDASRSTYFLDLCATMLLCSITLSNLTYVLQYYDIKKFFRRFCMSNSK